One window from the genome of Deinococcota bacterium encodes:
- a CDS encoding S8 family serine peptidase → MTVNPTLGSSNLASSNLARVLARYLLLGLAGLVLTACSSPATPALSLAAADITFEAEEASKALVLTNNGDPGSTLEWSASVSYEEVSYEGTATGWLGVTPASGGTPGGGADTLTLTVDRADLTPGDHEARLTVTSNGGNASVRVLLRVVAPPQLVLSASDLSFDADDVSKTFVLRNGGDPGSTLEWSAAVNYEGAAAGWLGITPASGSTSGGGADTLTLAVDRADLAPGDYQARLTVTSNGGENSIRVRLRVAAPPQPQLGELADVVEFEPDETSVILAIRNSGDAGSALTWRLGVSYQGSASGWLSVDPDSGSTSGGDRRTAALSVDRDGLAPGRYGATLTVSSNGGESSIPVFVNVAAPEPVPALELSATELDFGEGATQRTLSVGNSGEAGSSLQWSANLTYQEGEPDWLSVSPLNGNVAAGDAQALSLTANRTGLAPGDYQARLSVSSNGGSQSVSVRLRVPQPPPPQQLTFSLEPTTLDFGVGSSAATFTLSNTHPRAITWTASVDANWLTLVNPSSAERGEPLAPGAADAVRVSVDRAELEPGSYQATITVRAEDASDANLNDTRTLTVSMRVPATEPPASSSIGGRVTTANAAIAITTAAQGEPETLSTATAAIGLGTDAGMNRPAYAPGELLVRYRQDGLGTLSGEGLYSQSVKTLAEDYALTVLRTGDSSLPDIVALPPGADVEAAATRLEADPRVLFATPNYYVYSQNLPNDPEIQGQWALAASGLPAAWGRETGGTSRVVVAVIDSGFALQHPDLAGRFLPGYDFCANQDCSQTDADPTFGQSQNFHGSHVAGLIGAIGDNGVGISGAAYGNNLRLLPIKVYPDDGSSSPISTLIDALNWAVGIPVTTIDGKQVSNPNPARVINMSLGGNFSMPFALQEAIDNARARGAVIVVAAGNDGAGRVQSPAAAEGVLAVGAHNQAFRRSCFSNFGQPDADAFGPGGLDLLAPGGDRFLNCRNASQGLLSTVPGNDYARAIGTSMAAPMVSAVAALLLSREPSLSVSQLESRLTGSAYFDPSYMNAQEYGAGVLRADRALGLSGPGDSLSVVAEGPSATQATVTLDLMGGSTPYSLNNLRAGAYTLSAGDPASLFGRRQASVGAGQNLEDQTIELQGGP, encoded by the coding sequence GTGACTGTCAACCCCACCCTAGGCTCGAGCAACCTAGCCTCGAGCAACCTCGCGCGGGTTCTGGCTCGCTACCTGCTGCTCGGACTCGCCGGCCTCGTCTTGACGGCCTGCTCGAGCCCGGCCACGCCCGCGCTCAGCCTCGCCGCGGCGGATATCACCTTTGAGGCCGAAGAGGCGAGCAAGGCGCTCGTCCTCACCAACAACGGTGACCCCGGCTCGACGCTCGAGTGGTCAGCCTCGGTGAGCTATGAAGAGGTGAGCTATGAAGGCACAGCCACGGGCTGGCTCGGCGTCACCCCGGCCAGCGGCGGCACCCCCGGCGGCGGCGCCGATACCCTGACGCTGACGGTAGACCGCGCCGATCTTACGCCCGGCGACCATGAGGCGCGGCTTACCGTCACCTCCAACGGCGGCAACGCCAGCGTCCGCGTGCTGCTGCGCGTGGTCGCGCCGCCTCAGCTTGTGCTATCGGCAAGCGACCTCAGCTTCGACGCCGACGACGTGAGCAAGACCTTCGTCCTCAGAAACGGCGGCGACCCCGGCTCGACGCTCGAGTGGTCGGCCGCGGTGAACTATGAAGGTGCAGCCGCGGGCTGGCTCGGCATCACCCCGGCCAGCGGCAGCACCTCCGGCGGCGGCGCCGATACCCTGACGCTGGCGGTAGACCGCGCCGATCTCGCGCCCGGCGACTACCAGGCGCGGCTTACCGTCACCTCCAACGGCGGCGAGAACAGTATCCGCGTGCGCTTGCGCGTCGCCGCGCCGCCTCAGCCCCAGCTCGGCGAACTCGCCGACGTCGTTGAATTTGAGCCCGACGAGACAAGTGTCATCCTGGCGATTCGTAACAGCGGCGACGCCGGTTCGGCGCTCACCTGGAGGCTCGGCGTGAGCTACCAGGGGAGCGCCTCGGGCTGGCTCAGCGTCGACCCGGACAGCGGCAGCACCTCCGGCGGCGACCGCCGCACCGCCGCGCTCAGCGTAGACCGCGACGGGCTCGCGCCGGGGCGCTACGGCGCCACCCTCACCGTCTCCTCGAACGGCGGCGAGAGCAGCATCCCCGTCTTCGTCAACGTCGCCGCGCCGGAGCCCGTGCCCGCGCTCGAGCTGTCGGCGACCGAGCTCGACTTTGGCGAGGGCGCGACCCAGCGGACGCTCTCCGTCGGCAACAGCGGCGAAGCGGGCTCGAGCCTGCAGTGGTCGGCCAACCTGACGTACCAGGAGGGCGAGCCGGACTGGCTCAGCGTCAGCCCCTTGAACGGGAACGTCGCCGCGGGAGACGCCCAGGCCCTCAGCCTCACGGCGAACCGCACCGGCCTTGCCCCCGGCGACTACCAGGCCAGACTGAGCGTCTCCTCGAACGGCGGCTCACAGAGCGTCAGCGTGCGGCTGCGCGTCCCGCAGCCGCCTCCCCCCCAGCAGCTCACTTTCAGCCTCGAGCCCACCACCCTCGACTTCGGCGTAGGCAGCAGCGCGGCTACCTTCACCCTCAGCAACACCCACCCCAGGGCCATCACCTGGACCGCCAGCGTGGATGCGAATTGGCTCACTTTGGTCAATCCCTCCTCGGCAGAGAGGGGCGAACCGCTCGCCCCGGGTGCCGCGGACGCCGTTCGGGTCAGCGTCGACCGCGCCGAACTCGAGCCCGGAAGCTACCAAGCGACCATCACCGTCAGGGCCGAAGACGCCAGCGACGCCAACCTGAACGACACGCGGACACTCACCGTGAGCATGCGGGTGCCAGCCACAGAGCCGCCGGCCAGCTCGAGCATCGGCGGCAGGGTGACGACCGCCAACGCCGCCATCGCCATCACCACCGCCGCCCAGGGCGAACCCGAAACCCTGTCTACGGCGACTGCGGCAATCGGTTTGGGGACGGACGCGGGAATGAACCGGCCCGCCTACGCACCCGGCGAGCTGCTGGTGCGCTACCGCCAGGACGGCCTGGGAACGCTGTCGGGCGAGGGCCTCTACAGCCAGAGCGTCAAGACGCTGGCCGAGGACTACGCGCTTACGGTCTTGCGGACGGGCGACTCCAGCCTGCCGGACATCGTGGCCCTGCCGCCGGGCGCGGACGTGGAAGCGGCGGCCACGAGGCTCGAGGCGGACCCCAGGGTGCTCTTTGCCACACCCAACTACTACGTCTACAGCCAGAACCTGCCCAACGACCCCGAGATCCAGGGGCAGTGGGCGCTGGCCGCCTCCGGCCTGCCCGCCGCCTGGGGCCGCGAAACGGGCGGCACGAGCCGCGTGGTGGTCGCCGTCATCGACTCGGGCTTCGCCCTTCAGCACCCGGACTTAGCAGGACGCTTCCTGCCGGGCTACGACTTCTGCGCCAACCAGGACTGTAGCCAAACCGACGCCGACCCGACCTTCGGCCAGAGCCAGAACTTTCACGGCAGCCACGTCGCCGGTCTGATCGGCGCCATCGGCGACAACGGCGTGGGCATCAGCGGGGCCGCCTACGGCAACAACCTCCGCCTCCTGCCCATCAAGGTCTACCCCGACGACGGCAGCAGCTCACCGATCAGCACCCTGATCGACGCGCTCAACTGGGCGGTGGGCATTCCGGTCACGACCATCGACGGCAAGCAGGTAAGCAACCCCAACCCCGCCCGCGTCATCAACATGAGCCTGGGCGGCAACTTCAGCATGCCCTTCGCCCTGCAAGAGGCCATCGACAACGCCCGCGCCCGCGGCGCCGTCATCGTGGTGGCGGCGGGCAACGACGGCGCGGGCCGGGTGCAGAGCCCGGCCGCCGCCGAAGGCGTCCTGGCCGTGGGCGCGCACAACCAGGCCTTTCGGCGCTCCTGCTTTTCGAACTTCGGCCAGCCGGACGCGGACGCCTTTGGCCCCGGCGGCCTCGACCTGCTCGCGCCCGGCGGCGACAGGTTCTTGAACTGCCGCAACGCCTCGCAGGGACTCTTGAGCACCGTGCCCGGCAACGACTACGCCCGCGCCATCGGCACCTCGATGGCCGCGCCGATGGTGTCGGCCGTGGCCGCCTTGCTGCTCAGCCGCGAGCCGAGCTTGAGCGTCTCCCAGCTCGAGAGCCGCCTCACCGGCTCGGCCTACTTCGACCCCAGCTATATGAACGCTCAGGAGTACGGCGCGGGCGTCTTGCGCGCCGACCGCGCGCTCGGCCTCTCCGGCCCCGGCGACAGCCTGAGCGTCGTCGCCGAAGGGCCGAGCGCCACCCAGGCCACGGTGACCCTGGACCTCATGGGCGGCTCGACGCCCTACAGCCTGAACAACCTGAGGGCGGGCGCCTACACGCTCAGCGCCGGCGACCCCGCTTCGCTCTTCGGCCGGCGCCAGGCCAGCGTCGGCGCGGGCCAGAACCTGGAGGACCAGACCATCGAACTGCAAGGAGGTCCCTAA
- a CDS encoding glutathione ABC transporter substrate-binding protein, which yields MKRVLLVLAALSLAFGGSALAQTITVGQASDPVTLDPHGQNDQPSARVRVQIYDTLVVQSEDLELVPGLAESWEQVDDTTYEFVIREGVSFHNGDPLTAADVVYSLNRLRDPETAAPAAFLVDAIESVEATSDMVVRITTEFPFAPILSHLAHGATAILSERAVTEAGDDYGTTVAVGTGPFRFVNWATASQLVLERNPDWWGGEVLPERVVFRPITEGTVRAIELETGGVDIAYTLEATDANRLRGGENPNVRLESVETLTTSYIGFNVQKEPFDDVRVRQAINHAIDVELIAEVVYTGQATRATSPTPQRVFGSNPNLEPFEYNPERARELLAEAGYENGFSTTLWTNDNPLRIQIAEIVQAELGELDISVDVQVLEWGAYLSDTAAGLHDMFILGWVTVTGDADYGLYSLFHSSQQGNPGNRTFFADDRVDELLDRGRTSLDEEERLAAYYEAQEIIQEEAPWVFLIFTTEDNGVRADIQGFVPHPAGHHRLYNVSRTQ from the coding sequence ATGAAGAGAGTTTTGCTCGTTTTAGCAGCCCTAAGTCTCGCCTTTGGCGGCAGCGCGCTGGCCCAGACGATCACCGTGGGCCAGGCTTCCGACCCGGTGACGCTCGATCCCCACGGCCAGAACGACCAGCCTTCGGCCCGCGTCAGGGTGCAGATCTACGACACGCTGGTCGTACAAAGCGAGGACTTGGAGCTCGTTCCCGGCCTCGCCGAGTCCTGGGAGCAGGTAGACGACACCACCTACGAGTTCGTGATCCGCGAGGGCGTCAGCTTCCATAACGGCGACCCGCTGACCGCCGCGGACGTGGTCTACAGCCTGAACCGTCTGCGCGACCCGGAAACGGCCGCGCCCGCCGCCTTTTTGGTCGACGCCATCGAGAGCGTCGAGGCCACAAGCGACATGGTGGTGCGCATCACCACCGAGTTTCCCTTCGCCCCCATCTTGAGCCACCTCGCCCACGGCGCCACCGCGATTCTCAGTGAGCGGGCCGTGACCGAAGCCGGCGACGACTACGGCACCACCGTCGCCGTCGGCACCGGGCCCTTCCGCTTCGTGAACTGGGCGACCGCCTCGCAACTCGTGCTCGAGCGCAACCCCGACTGGTGGGGCGGCGAGGTCTTGCCCGAGCGGGTCGTCTTCCGCCCCATCACCGAGGGCACCGTCAGGGCCATCGAGCTCGAGACCGGCGGCGTCGATATCGCCTATACCCTCGAGGCCACCGACGCCAACCGCCTCCGCGGTGGTGAAAACCCCAATGTCCGGCTCGAGTCGGTCGAGACGCTGACCACCTCCTACATCGGCTTCAACGTGCAGAAGGAGCCCTTCGACGACGTGCGCGTCCGCCAGGCCATCAACCACGCCATCGACGTCGAGCTGATCGCCGAGGTGGTCTACACCGGTCAGGCGACGCGCGCTACCAGCCCCACCCCGCAGCGCGTCTTCGGCTCCAACCCCAACCTCGAGCCCTTTGAATACAACCCCGAGCGGGCCCGCGAGCTTTTAGCCGAGGCCGGCTACGAGAACGGCTTTTCGACCACGCTGTGGACGAACGACAACCCCCTCCGGATCCAGATCGCCGAGATCGTCCAGGCCGAACTCGGCGAACTCGACATCAGCGTCGACGTGCAGGTGCTCGAGTGGGGCGCCTACCTCTCCGACACCGCCGCCGGTCTTCACGACATGTTCATCCTCGGTTGGGTGACGGTCACCGGCGACGCCGACTACGGCCTCTACTCGCTCTTCCATAGCAGCCAGCAGGGCAACCCCGGCAACCGCACCTTCTTCGCCGACGACCGCGTCGACGAGCTGCTCGACCGCGGCCGCACCAGCCTCGACGAAGAGGAGCGCTTAGCCGCCTACTACGAGGCCCAGGAGATCATCCAGGAAGAGGCCCCCTGGGTCTTCCTCATCTTCACGACCGAGGACAACGGCGTGAGGGCGGACATCCAGGGCTTCGTCCCCCACCCCGCCGGCCACCACCGGCTCTACAACGTCTCCAGGACGCAGTAG
- a CDS encoding ABC transporter permease, with translation MFQYIVKRIVMIVPIMLGVSVIVFGIMHLTPGDPAVLMLGEAAPQAQIDAIRERLGLNEPIYVQYAIWLGRVVQLDLGRSIRSNRPVVNEISSRLPATIELAVIATLLAIAIGVPIGVLSATRPNSALDNAATVTALGGLAMPVFWQGLMMILIFSVWLGWLPASGRFGGWAYYVLPAITLGTSAIAAITRMTRSTMLETTQQDYIRTARSKGVRERNVTYRHALRNALIPVVTVIGLQFGNLLSGAVITETIFAWPGIGSLAVDAIRARDFPVVQGVVLVFAVTYALVNLMVDVIYVYLDPRLRTRYE, from the coding sequence ATGTTCCAATATATTGTCAAACGTATTGTGATGATCGTCCCCATCATGCTCGGCGTGAGCGTCATCGTCTTCGGCATCATGCACCTGACGCCGGGCGACCCGGCCGTGCTCATGCTCGGCGAGGCCGCGCCCCAGGCTCAGATCGACGCCATCCGCGAGCGGCTCGGCCTCAACGAGCCCATCTACGTGCAGTACGCGATCTGGCTGGGCCGGGTGGTGCAGCTCGACCTCGGGCGCTCGATCCGCTCGAACCGGCCGGTCGTGAACGAGATAAGCTCGCGCCTGCCCGCCACCATCGAATTAGCGGTGATTGCCACCCTGCTCGCCATCGCCATCGGCGTGCCTATCGGCGTCCTCTCCGCGACCCGGCCCAACTCGGCGCTCGACAACGCCGCCACAGTGACGGCCCTGGGCGGCCTGGCCATGCCGGTCTTCTGGCAAGGGCTGATGATGATCCTCATCTTTTCGGTGTGGCTGGGCTGGCTGCCTGCCTCGGGGCGCTTCGGCGGCTGGGCCTACTACGTCCTGCCCGCGATCACCCTGGGCACCAGCGCGATCGCCGCCATCACCCGCATGACCCGCTCGACCATGCTCGAGACGACCCAGCAGGACTACATCCGCACCGCGCGTTCCAAGGGCGTCCGCGAGCGCAACGTGACCTACCGGCACGCCCTGCGCAACGCGCTCATTCCCGTGGTCACCGTAATCGGCCTGCAGTTTGGCAACCTGCTCTCGGGCGCCGTCATCACCGAGACCATCTTCGCCTGGCCGGGCATCGGCAGCCTGGCCGTGGACGCCATCCGCGCCAGAGACTTTCCGGTCGTGCAGGGCGTCGTTCTGGTCTTCGCCGTCACCTACGCCCTGGTCAACCTGATGGTGGACGTTATCTACGTCTATCTGGACCCCCGCCTGCGAACCCGCTATGAATGA
- a CDS encoding ABC transporter permease, translating to MTSATSPGPRTTNFLSSPAMRRLRRNPRAIFGAVTLALIIFAAVFADQISPYNPNSQNLRNRLQPPSAEHLLGTDHFGRDLLSRIIHGGRVSLQVGFLSVSIALAIGGLMGLLAGFYGRFLDSLFMGFVDILLALPAFLLALAIVAALGPSLTNVMIAVGVANVPAFARIARSAVLTVREQDYVAAATAAGSSDLRIMFKHVVPNSLSPVIVQVTLSLAGAILAAAGLSFLGLGAQPPTAEWGSMLNSARPFIRDAHWAVTFPGLAIVITVLALNLVGDGLRDALDPRGRH from the coding sequence ATGACCAGCGCGACCTCGCCCGGCCCCCGCACCACGAATTTCTTGAGCAGCCCCGCCATGCGCCGTCTGCGCCGCAACCCGAGAGCGATCTTCGGCGCGGTGACCCTGGCGCTCATCATCTTCGCGGCCGTCTTTGCCGACCAGATCAGTCCCTACAACCCCAACAGCCAAAACCTCCGCAACCGCCTCCAGCCGCCCTCGGCCGAGCACCTCTTGGGCACCGATCACTTCGGCCGCGACCTCTTGAGCCGGATCATCCACGGTGGCCGCGTCTCGCTCCAGGTCGGCTTTCTCTCGGTCAGCATCGCGCTCGCTATCGGCGGCCTGATGGGCCTCTTGGCGGGCTTCTACGGCCGCTTTCTCGACAGCCTCTTCATGGGCTTCGTGGACATCTTGCTGGCCCTGCCCGCCTTTCTGCTGGCCCTGGCCATCGTCGCCGCCTTGGGGCCCAGCCTGACCAACGTGATGATCGCCGTCGGCGTGGCGAACGTGCCCGCCTTTGCCCGCATCGCTCGCTCGGCCGTCCTGACGGTGCGCGAGCAGGACTACGTGGCCGCCGCCACCGCGGCGGGCTCCTCGGACCTGCGCATCATGTTCAAGCACGTCGTGCCCAATTCGCTCAGCCCCGTGATCGTCCAGGTCACGCTGTCGCTGGCCGGGGCCATCCTGGCCGCGGCGGGCCTCAGCTTCTTGGGCCTCGGCGCGCAACCGCCGACGGCCGAGTGGGGCAGCATGTTAAACAGCGCCCGGCCTTTTATCCGCGACGCCCACTGGGCCGTGACCTTCCCCGGTCTGGCCATCGTCATCACCGTCTTGGCCCTCAATCTCGTCGGCGACGGCCTGCGCGACGCGCTCGACCCGAGGGGCCGCCACTAG
- a CDS encoding ABC transporter permease: MTGVSAQQAEVVSGDKPTSALNLAWQRIRRDPGALLAGFVILLFIFVAAFAPLLAPYDPTVPDRAVGFRTTPPSPEHLLGTDRAGRDVLSRLIYGARISLMVGFGSQLLSLSLGIVFGLLAGYFGGWTDTLISRFIEVLQAFPSLLFIIVLSVSIGPGLLTAYIALGIVGWASVARIVRGASLSLKSAEYVEGARALGASNGRLIFFHILPGILPSLIVIYTIGVGGAIIGEATLSFLGLGVRPPTPSWGQMIADGQSFLTSAWWMSVFPGLAIAIVVIAFNFLGDALRDALDPRMR; encoded by the coding sequence ATGACCGGCGTGAGCGCCCAGCAAGCCGAGGTGGTGTCAGGGGATAAGCCGACTTCGGCGCTGAACCTGGCCTGGCAGCGTATCAGACGCGACCCCGGCGCCCTGCTGGCAGGCTTTGTCATCTTGCTGTTTATCTTCGTTGCGGCCTTTGCGCCGCTGCTCGCCCCCTATGACCCGACCGTGCCGGACCGCGCGGTCGGGTTCCGCACGACGCCGCCGAGTCCGGAGCACCTTTTGGGTACGGACCGGGCCGGGCGTGACGTATTATCACGGCTCATCTACGGCGCGCGGATCAGCCTCATGGTCGGCTTTGGGTCGCAGCTCCTGTCGCTCTCGCTCGGCATCGTCTTTGGTCTCCTGGCGGGTTACTTCGGCGGCTGGACCGATACGCTGATCTCGCGGTTCATCGAGGTCCTGCAGGCCTTCCCGAGCCTACTTTTTATCATCGTCCTGTCGGTCTCCATCGGTCCAGGGCTGCTGACGGCGTATATCGCCCTAGGTATTGTGGGTTGGGCAAGCGTGGCGCGCATCGTCAGAGGTGCCTCGTTGAGCCTCAAAAGCGCCGAGTACGTCGAGGGCGCGAGGGCCCTGGGCGCAAGCAATGGCCGGCTCATCTTTTTTCACATTCTGCCCGGCATCCTGCCCAGCCTGATCGTCATCTATACCATCGGCGTGGGCGGGGCCATCATCGGCGAGGCGACGCTGTCCTTTCTCGGCTTGGGCGTCAGGCCGCCTACGCCCTCCTGGGGTCAGATGATCGCCGACGGCCAGAGCTTCCTGACTTCGGCCTGGTGGATGAGCGTCTTTCCAGGCCTGGCGATCGCCATCGTCGTCATCGCCTTTAACTTTCTCGGCGACGCCTTGCGCGACGCCCTCGACCCGCGCATGCGCTGA
- a CDS encoding ABC transporter permease, whose product MLTYIVQRLLLAIPVIIGVSLLTFILMILAPGDPVQKLLGQRASPATVQELRARLGLNDPPLQQYLRIMGNVLRGDLGNSVITREPVSRELRARFPVTLRLALLAVLFASLIGILVGVISAIYQNSLIDRVAMFLTLTGISVPVFWYALIAILLVIFQWRWVPQTGIGDGSLQYYLLPAFVLGTRAAAFIARITRSSMLEVIRQDYIRTARAKGLSERIIIYKHAFRNVMIPVVTVIGLDLASFIDGAYLTEYVFNIPGLGRYGLVALLNRDLPVMIPLVIYTATLFIVANLLVDLLYAAIDPRIRYD is encoded by the coding sequence GTGCTGACCTATATCGTTCAACGTCTGCTGCTGGCGATCCCCGTCATCATCGGAGTGAGCCTGCTCACCTTTATCCTGATGATCCTGGCGCCGGGCGACCCGGTGCAAAAGCTCCTGGGGCAGCGCGCCAGCCCCGCGACCGTTCAGGAGCTGCGGGCCCGCCTCGGACTCAACGACCCGCCTTTGCAGCAGTACCTGCGCATCATGGGCAATGTGCTGCGGGGGGATCTGGGCAACTCCGTCATCACCCGGGAACCCGTCAGCCGCGAGCTGCGGGCGCGCTTTCCCGTGACGCTCAGGCTGGCGCTCCTGGCCGTGCTCTTCGCCAGCCTCATCGGCATCCTGGTCGGCGTCATCTCAGCCATCTACCAAAACAGCCTGATCGACCGCGTGGCCATGTTCTTGACCCTGACCGGGATCAGCGTGCCGGTGTTCTGGTACGCGCTCATCGCCATCTTGCTGGTCATTTTCCAGTGGCGCTGGGTGCCGCAGACGGGCATCGGCGACGGCAGCCTCCAGTACTATCTCCTACCCGCCTTCGTCCTGGGCACGCGCGCGGCCGCCTTTATCGCCCGCATCACCCGCTCGTCGATGCTCGAGGTCATCCGCCAGGACTACATCCGCACCGCTCGAGCCAAGGGCCTCAGTGAACGCATCATCATCTATAAACATGCCTTTCGCAACGTGATGATTCCAGTCGTCACCGTGATCGGTCTCGATCTGGCCTCGTTTATCGACGGCGCCTACCTCACCGAGTACGTCTTCAACATTCCGGGGCTGGGCCGCTACGGCCTCGTCGCGCTCCTAAACCGCGACCTGCCGGTCATGATCCCCTTGGTCATCTACACCGCGACGCTCTTTATCGTCGCCAACTTGCTGGTCGATCTGCTCTACGCCGCCATCGATCCGAGAATTCGCTATGACTGA
- a CDS encoding ABC transporter substrate-binding protein, whose amino-acid sequence MALPLGVAFSVAQSDNSLRLATDEDWETLDPAYAAGVQTGAMVAKLFDGLMRYDYDSTEVVPNLAESYEVNDDATVFTFALHEGVRFHDGSELTAEDVKYSFERIVDPETASPVNWVLQDANIVGTQAFIDGEADEIGGIEVLDPRTIRISLDAPYALFLFHLAMPATHVVPQAVASELGDQFSSNPVGTGPFRLVERVRDSSLSLAANEDYFVGPPQIDGVEYRIITDPLITWQEFTVGNLDVSGVPDALFNEITEDPQYEEMIETTPELAVFYWALNQRFEPFQDVRVRRAIAMAIDRQAILEGPYNGKDLLANSPIPPGLPGYEDLLGIEYDPEGARQLLAEAGYEGGFSLTIWSSRSPTTIAVNELIQFFLSEVGISADINQVDFGTLIDAAIAGTAPAFLLSWYADYADAYNFLHPLFVASNAQRYGYENPEVTALVNEAAGTPELADRIPLYQQANRLIAEDVPVVYLRYPVSYYAVRPGVEGILNHPIFNADKFMLVNLASQP is encoded by the coding sequence ATGGCTCTCCCTCTCGGCGTCGCGTTCAGTGTCGCGCAGAGCGACAACAGCTTGCGCCTTGCGACCGACGAGGACTGGGAGACGCTCGACCCGGCCTACGCGGCGGGGGTGCAGACCGGCGCTATGGTCGCCAAGCTCTTCGACGGCCTGATGCGCTACGACTACGACAGCACCGAGGTCGTTCCCAATCTGGCCGAGTCCTACGAGGTCAACGACGACGCGACGGTCTTCACCTTCGCGCTTCACGAGGGGGTGCGCTTTCACGACGGTTCCGAGCTGACCGCCGAAGACGTCAAGTACTCGTTCGAGCGCATCGTCGATCCGGAGACCGCCAGCCCGGTCAACTGGGTCTTGCAGGACGCGAACATCGTCGGCACCCAAGCTTTCATCGACGGCGAGGCTGACGAGATCGGTGGTATCGAGGTGCTCGACCCGCGCACCATCAGGATCAGCCTCGACGCGCCTTACGCGCTCTTCCTCTTTCACCTGGCCATGCCCGCCACGCACGTGGTGCCGCAGGCGGTGGCGAGCGAATTGGGTGACCAGTTCTCTTCCAACCCCGTCGGCACGGGACCGTTCAGGCTGGTCGAGCGGGTGCGCGACTCGAGCCTCAGCTTAGCGGCCAACGAGGACTACTTCGTCGGCCCCCCCCAGATCGACGGCGTAGAGTACCGCATCATCACCGACCCGCTCATCACCTGGCAGGAGTTCACGGTCGGCAATCTGGACGTGTCTGGCGTGCCCGACGCCCTCTTTAACGAGATCACCGAGGACCCGCAGTACGAGGAGATGATCGAGACCACCCCGGAACTCGCCGTCTTCTACTGGGCCTTGAATCAGCGCTTCGAGCCCTTCCAGGACGTGCGGGTGCGCCGCGCCATCGCCATGGCGATCGACCGCCAGGCGATCCTCGAGGGACCCTACAACGGCAAGGACCTGCTCGCCAACTCCCCTATACCGCCGGGTCTGCCCGGCTATGAGGATCTGCTCGGCATCGAGTACGACCCCGAGGGGGCACGGCAGCTCCTCGCCGAGGCCGGCTATGAGGGCGGCTTCTCGCTCACCATCTGGTCGAGCCGCTCGCCCACGACCATTGCCGTCAACGAGCTCATCCAGTTTTTCCTGAGCGAGGTGGGCATCAGCGCCGACATCAATCAGGTCGACTTCGGCACCCTGATCGACGCGGCCATCGCCGGCACCGCGCCCGCCTTCCTGCTGTCGTGGTACGCCGACTACGCCGACGCCTACAACTTCTTGCACCCGCTCTTCGTCGCCAGCAACGCGCAGCGCTACGGCTACGAGAACCCCGAGGTGACGGCGCTCGTCAACGAGGCGGCCGGCACTCCCGAGCTTGCGGACCGCATTCCTCTCTACCAGCAGGCCAACCGCCTCATCGCCGAGGACGTGCCCGTGGTTTATCTTCGCTACCCCGTGTCCTACTACGCGGTGCGGCCGGGGGTCGAGGGCATCTTGAACCACCCCATCTTCAACGCCGACAAGTTCATGCTGGTGAACCTAGCGAGCCAACCATAG